The following are from one region of the Stenotrophomonas lactitubi genome:
- a CDS encoding lysozyme inhibitor LprI family protein, protein MSLSRVLASVVLWAGLCGAAAASDREAEGIDCAHPTTTMESDLCASDVAAAADVELNAVYAQARRQLRTPANGGSCSYCGNAEQELVLAQRAWMQLRDHDCQAVYALNSDGTARNGAQMRCLITLARDRTRQLRDFYELL, encoded by the coding sequence ATGAGCCTGTCGCGCGTCCTCGCCAGCGTTGTGCTGTGGGCCGGCCTGTGCGGCGCTGCCGCCGCGTCCGACCGTGAGGCCGAAGGCATCGACTGCGCGCACCCGACCACCACGATGGAGAGCGACCTGTGCGCCTCGGACGTGGCAGCGGCCGCCGACGTCGAACTCAATGCCGTCTACGCCCAGGCGCGCAGGCAGCTGCGCACGCCGGCCAACGGTGGCAGCTGCAGCTACTGCGGCAACGCCGAACAGGAACTGGTGCTGGCCCAGCGCGCATGGATGCAGCTGCGCGACCACGACTGCCAAGCGGTGTACGCCCTCAATTCCGACGGCACCGCGCGCAATGGCGCACAGATGCGCTGCCTGATCACCCTCGCGCGCGACCGCACCCGGCAGCTGCGCGACTTCTACGAACTGCTTTGA
- a CDS encoding phosphatase PAP2/dual specificity phosphatase family protein, translating to MATLVATASPSEARPWRRALLWLVLLGPFFFASYGFANWMAGRHAELPVLAFAWETQIPFVPWTIVPYWSIDLFYAISFFLCRRRLELDRHALRLLSAQVIAVACFLLWPLRFSFERPEIGGVFGWLFDVLLGFDKPFNQAPSLHIVLLIVLWVKFAQYLHGVWRLLLHVWALLIGISVLTTFQHHFIDIPTGLLAGWLCVWLWPEQGTPPLRAWQATGDPKRWRLAALYALAAGLLLVPVVMLRGTALWLLWPMVSLLLVSMAYAGLGTAVFQKRADGRLTMAARWLLAPYLGAAWINSRLWTRRAPQPVPVIDAVWLGRLPAAALPAPLVGVVDTCAELSCRAPGAAYASVPMLDLVVPSAAQLRAAADAIERLRDHGPVLVCCALGYSRSAASVATWLLRSGRARDVAEAVAIVRSARPSIVLHEVHLQVIAAAAAQETAA from the coding sequence ATGGCGACGCTGGTGGCAACCGCATCACCCAGCGAGGCGCGTCCGTGGCGGCGCGCCCTGCTATGGCTGGTCTTGCTGGGGCCGTTCTTCTTCGCCAGCTATGGCTTTGCCAACTGGATGGCGGGCCGCCACGCCGAATTGCCGGTGCTGGCGTTCGCCTGGGAGACGCAGATTCCGTTCGTACCGTGGACGATCGTGCCGTACTGGTCGATCGACCTGTTCTATGCGATTTCGTTCTTCCTGTGCCGGCGTCGGCTGGAGCTGGACCGGCACGCGTTGCGCCTGCTCAGCGCGCAGGTGATCGCGGTGGCGTGCTTCCTGTTGTGGCCATTGCGCTTCAGCTTCGAACGGCCGGAAATCGGCGGTGTGTTCGGCTGGTTGTTCGATGTGCTGCTGGGCTTCGACAAGCCCTTCAACCAGGCGCCGTCGCTGCACATCGTGCTACTGATCGTGCTGTGGGTGAAGTTCGCGCAATACCTGCACGGGGTCTGGCGGCTGCTGCTGCACGTATGGGCGCTGCTGATCGGCATTTCGGTGCTGACAACGTTCCAGCACCACTTCATCGACATTCCCACCGGGCTGCTGGCCGGCTGGCTGTGCGTGTGGCTGTGGCCGGAGCAGGGCACGCCGCCGCTGCGTGCATGGCAGGCCACGGGTGACCCGAAACGTTGGCGGCTGGCGGCGTTGTATGCGCTCGCTGCCGGCCTGCTGCTGGTGCCGGTGGTGATGCTGCGTGGCACCGCGTTGTGGCTGCTGTGGCCGATGGTGTCGTTGCTGCTGGTGTCGATGGCCTATGCGGGGCTGGGCACGGCGGTGTTCCAGAAGCGCGCCGATGGCCGGTTGACGATGGCCGCGCGCTGGCTGCTGGCACCGTACCTGGGTGCGGCGTGGATCAACTCGCGGTTGTGGACGCGCCGCGCGCCGCAGCCCGTGCCGGTCATCGATGCGGTCTGGCTGGGTCGTCTGCCGGCTGCCGCACTGCCGGCGCCGCTGGTAGGGGTGGTCGACACCTGTGCCGAGCTTTCCTGTCGTGCGCCAGGGGCAGCGTATGCCAGCGTGCCGATGCTGGACCTGGTGGTGCCATCGGCGGCGCAGCTGCGTGCCGCGGCGGACGCCATCGAACGCCTGCGCGATCATGGCCCCGTGCTGGTCTGCTGTGCACTGGGCTATTCGCGCAGCGCGGCCAGCGTGGCGACCTGGTTGCTGCGCAGCGGCCGTGCGCGCGATGTGGCCGAAGCGGTGGCGATTGTACGCTCCGCGCGGCCGAGCATCGTGCTGCATGAGGTTCATCTACAGGTGATCGCGGCCGCTGCCGCGCAGGAGACCGCTGCATGA
- a CDS encoding lysophospholipid acyltransferase family protein, which translates to MFAELIARACSAAIHVVTGARALWVGCAPSSEHRVYYGNHASHGDFVLIWSSMPPALRRQVRPVAAAEYWQRDGLRRYLIDAVFNGVLVEREAGNRHQDPLQVLRDAVDEGCSLILFPEGTRNIGDEPLLPFKSGIYHLARQRPELEFVPVWIDNLKRVMPKGRFLPLPLLCTATFGTPLRLQADEDKAAFLARSRQALLALAPNGGRA; encoded by the coding sequence ATGTTCGCTGAACTGATCGCCCGCGCCTGTAGTGCGGCCATCCATGTAGTGACCGGCGCACGCGCGCTGTGGGTCGGCTGCGCGCCGTCCAGCGAGCACCGCGTCTACTACGGCAACCATGCCAGTCATGGTGATTTCGTGCTGATCTGGTCGTCGATGCCGCCGGCACTGCGGCGTCAGGTGCGCCCGGTCGCCGCCGCCGAGTACTGGCAGCGCGATGGTCTGCGTCGCTATCTGATCGACGCGGTGTTCAATGGTGTGCTGGTGGAACGTGAGGCGGGCAACCGCCATCAGGATCCGCTGCAGGTGCTGCGTGATGCGGTGGATGAGGGCTGTTCGCTGATCCTGTTTCCGGAGGGCACGCGCAACATCGGCGATGAGCCGCTGCTGCCGTTCAAGAGCGGCATCTACCACCTGGCCCGGCAACGCCCGGAACTCGAGTTCGTGCCGGTGTGGATCGACAACCTCAAGCGGGTGATGCCGAAGGGGCGTTTCCTGCCGCTGCCGCTGCTGTGCACGGCGACCTTCGGTACGCCGCTGCGCCTGCAGGCCGATGAGGACAAGGCCGCGTTCCTGGCACGCAGCCGGCAGGCGCTGCTGGCCCTGGCCCCGAACGGAGGTCGCGCATGA
- the prmA gene encoding 50S ribosomal protein L11 methyltransferase: MPFLELTLRCTEATQPRYENALEDVGALAVTLLDAEADTSNEQAILEPGVGETPLWDTLVLSALFPADSNALLLLAALEAFDPELDWSSGSFRAVEDQDWERAWLDQFQPMDFGSRTWIVPWNHELPEAAQAADAAIVRLDPGLAFGSGTHPTTALCLRWLDQLAVDGQLQGQRVLDFGCGSGILALAALKLGAAQAIGVDNDPQALIATADNAERNGEQARMQVYLPQDEPVATYPIVVANILASALDALAELLAARVATGGRIALSGILHGQEDELLQRYAAWFDDLQATQDGDWMRITGVRRA; encoded by the coding sequence ATGCCGTTTCTGGAACTGACCCTGCGTTGCACCGAAGCCACCCAGCCCCGCTATGAGAATGCGCTGGAGGACGTCGGCGCGCTGGCGGTGACCCTGCTTGATGCCGAAGCCGACACCAGCAACGAGCAGGCCATCCTGGAACCCGGCGTGGGTGAGACTCCGCTGTGGGACACCCTGGTGCTCAGCGCGCTGTTCCCGGCCGACAGCAACGCCCTGCTGCTGCTGGCCGCGCTGGAAGCGTTCGACCCGGAGCTGGACTGGAGCAGCGGCAGCTTCCGCGCCGTGGAAGACCAGGACTGGGAGCGCGCGTGGCTGGACCAGTTCCAGCCGATGGACTTCGGCAGCCGCACCTGGATCGTGCCGTGGAACCATGAGCTGCCGGAGGCCGCGCAGGCCGCCGATGCCGCCATCGTGCGCCTCGACCCGGGCCTGGCCTTCGGCTCTGGCACCCACCCGACCACCGCGCTGTGCCTGCGCTGGCTGGACCAGTTGGCCGTCGATGGCCAGCTGCAGGGTCAGCGCGTGCTCGACTTCGGCTGTGGCTCGGGCATTCTCGCCCTGGCCGCGTTGAAGCTTGGTGCCGCCCAGGCCATCGGCGTGGACAACGACCCGCAGGCGCTGATCGCCACCGCCGACAATGCCGAACGCAATGGCGAACAGGCACGCATGCAGGTGTACCTGCCGCAGGACGAGCCGGTTGCCACCTATCCGATCGTGGTCGCCAACATCCTGGCCTCCGCATTGGATGCACTGGCTGAACTGCTGGCCGCCCGTGTCGCCACCGGTGGTCGCATTGCCCTGTCGGGCATCCTGCATGGCCAGGAAGACGAACTGCTGCAGCGCTATGCGGCGTGGTTCGACGACCTGCAGGCCACCCAGGATGGCGACTGGATGCGTATCACCGGCGTACGCCGCGCCTGA
- the fis gene encoding DNA-binding transcriptional regulator Fis, with protein MNAVLSRPDNSRGAARPPLREHVAQSVRRYLRDLDGCDADDVYEIVLREMEIPLFVEVLNHCEGNQSRAAAMLGIHRATLRKKLKEYGISA; from the coding sequence TTGAACGCTGTCCTTTCTCGTCCTGACAACAGTCGTGGCGCTGCCCGGCCACCGCTGCGCGAACACGTGGCCCAGTCCGTGCGCCGTTACCTGCGCGACCTCGATGGCTGCGATGCGGACGATGTCTACGAGATCGTGCTGCGCGAGATGGAGATTCCACTGTTCGTGGAAGTGCTCAACCACTGCGAAGGCAACCAGAGCCGCGCGGCCGCGATGCTGGGCATCCACCGCGCCACCCTGCGCAAGAAGCTGAAGGAATACGGCATCAGCGCGTAA
- the accB gene encoding acetyl-CoA carboxylase biotin carboxyl carrier protein: protein MDLRKIKKLIDLLEESNLAEIEIKEGEESVRLSRAPVSGYGMMQAPPQMMMAAPVAAQPATPAMPMQSPTEASTGGTAKPGNALPEGHVLRSPMVGTFYASSSPDKPAFVSIGQQVKAGETLAIIEAMKMFNPIEADASGTIVAILGENGQPVEFDQPLFVIG from the coding sequence ATGGATCTCCGCAAAATCAAGAAGCTGATCGACCTGCTGGAAGAGTCGAACCTGGCTGAAATCGAAATCAAGGAAGGCGAAGAGTCGGTGCGCCTGTCGCGCGCTCCGGTGTCCGGCTACGGCATGATGCAGGCCCCGCCGCAGATGATGATGGCCGCCCCGGTCGCCGCCCAACCGGCTACCCCGGCAATGCCGATGCAGTCGCCGACCGAAGCCTCCACCGGCGGCACCGCCAAGCCGGGCAACGCGCTGCCGGAAGGCCACGTGCTGCGCTCGCCGATGGTCGGCACCTTCTACGCCTCGTCCTCACCGGACAAGCCGGCGTTCGTCAGCATCGGCCAGCAGGTCAAGGCCGGCGAGACCCTGGCCATCATCGAAGCGATGAAGATGTTCAACCCGATCGAAGCCGATGCGTCGGGCACCATCGTCGCCATCCTCGGCGAGAACGGCCAGCCGGTGGAATTCGACCAGCCGCTGTTCGTGATCGGCTAA
- a CDS encoding phosphatidate cytidylyltransferase produces the protein MSFMIDMSGDLAARSVGQQTGLLFAGVGAVLVLATLVSETLRWRQRGKPSAVIANLVSRIRAWWVMAIVVGLALFFGRAGVIVLFAIISLFALREFITLAPTRSGDYYALLAAFYIVLPWQYYLVWIDWYGMYTLLIPVYAFLFLPILATIGGDTTHYLERTSKVQWGLMICVFCISHVPLLLNLRVPGYDPARNVLLFAFLVIVVQSSDVLQYIWGKLLGKHLIAPKLSPSKTVEGFVGGVLCASALGAALWWITPFTPLQAFGLSLLINLMGFWGGLVMSAIKRDRGIKDWGNMIEGHGGMLDRLDSVCFAAPVFFHVVRYYWKAGGGG, from the coding sequence ATGAGCTTCATGATCGATATGTCCGGTGATCTGGCCGCACGCAGTGTGGGTCAGCAGACCGGCCTGCTGTTCGCCGGTGTGGGTGCGGTGCTGGTGCTTGCCACGCTGGTGTCAGAAACCCTGCGCTGGCGCCAGCGCGGCAAGCCCAGCGCGGTGATCGCCAACCTGGTCTCGCGTATCCGCGCGTGGTGGGTAATGGCCATCGTGGTGGGGCTGGCGTTGTTCTTCGGACGCGCCGGCGTGATCGTGCTGTTCGCGATCATCTCGCTGTTCGCACTGCGCGAGTTCATCACCCTGGCGCCGACACGATCAGGCGATTACTACGCGTTGCTGGCCGCGTTCTACATCGTGCTGCCGTGGCAGTACTACCTGGTGTGGATCGACTGGTACGGCATGTACACGCTGTTGATTCCGGTATATGCGTTCCTGTTCCTGCCGATCCTGGCTACCATCGGCGGTGATACCACCCACTACCTCGAGCGCACGTCGAAGGTGCAGTGGGGTTTGATGATCTGCGTGTTCTGCATCTCGCACGTGCCGCTGCTGTTGAACCTGCGCGTGCCCGGCTACGATCCGGCGCGCAACGTGCTGCTGTTCGCCTTCCTGGTGATCGTGGTGCAGTCGTCGGACGTGCTGCAGTACATCTGGGGCAAGCTGCTGGGCAAGCACCTGATCGCGCCGAAGCTGTCGCCGTCGAAGACGGTGGAGGGCTTCGTCGGCGGCGTGCTCTGTGCCAGCGCGCTGGGTGCCGCGCTCTGGTGGATCACCCCGTTCACGCCGCTGCAGGCGTTCGGCCTGTCGCTGCTGATCAACCTGATGGGGTTCTGGGGCGGCCTGGTGATGTCGGCGATCAAGCGCGACCGCGGCATCAAGGACTGGGGCAACATGATCGAGGGCCATGGCGGCATGCTCGATCGGCTGGATTCAGTATGCTTCGCCGCGCCGGTGTTCTTCCACGTGGTGCGTTACTACTGGAAGGCGGGCGGCGGTGGGTGA
- a CDS encoding bifunctional alpha/beta hydrolase/class I SAM-dependent methyltransferase, whose product MRQAQEREFHSFDQVPLFYRYWPSTTATTPAKAIVLLHRGHEHSGRVTHLVDELALPDTAFFAWDARGNGRSPGTRGDAPGFPALVRDLDSFIAHIGAEHGIAIEDIVVIAQSVGAVVAATWVHDYAPRLRALVMASPAFKVKLYVPFARAGLALMQKLRGNFFVNSYVKPQWLTHDPARVESYRTDPLITRPISVRVLLGLYEAADRIVADAQAISVPVQLLVSGSDFVVHRGPQDRFYERLSSPIKERVHLPGFFHDTLGERDRAPALARVRSFIQARFAEPLQELSRRDAHRHGPTFEESEILSWPPERNSLADLRWRVVRGGLRFGGTLSEGIALGLQTGFDSGSTLDYIYRDEARGKGPLGRMVDRNYLDAIGWRGIRVRGKHLQELLRDAAQRLRGQGAPVRVLDVAAGHGRYVLEALGQGEQRADRIVLRDFSDLNVTQGKALIERLGAADIARFEQGDAFDPAQLAAVDPAPTLAVVSGLYELFPDNDAVLRSLQGIAATVPVGGYLAYTGQPWHPQLEFIARALTSHRGGAAWVMRRRTQQEMDELVRLAGFQKVAQRIDDFGIFSVSLARRIA is encoded by the coding sequence ATGCGTCAGGCGCAGGAACGGGAATTCCACAGCTTCGACCAGGTACCGCTGTTCTACCGGTACTGGCCGAGCACCACGGCAACCACGCCGGCCAAGGCCATCGTGCTGCTGCATCGCGGCCATGAACACTCTGGCCGGGTCACCCATCTGGTCGATGAACTGGCCCTGCCCGACACGGCTTTCTTTGCATGGGATGCGCGCGGCAACGGCCGCTCGCCCGGCACTCGCGGCGACGCACCGGGGTTCCCGGCGCTGGTACGCGACCTGGACAGTTTCATCGCCCACATCGGTGCCGAGCACGGCATCGCGATCGAGGACATCGTGGTGATCGCGCAGAGCGTGGGCGCGGTGGTTGCCGCCACCTGGGTGCATGACTATGCGCCGCGGTTGCGCGCGCTGGTAATGGCTTCGCCGGCCTTCAAGGTGAAGCTGTACGTGCCGTTCGCACGCGCTGGGCTGGCGCTGATGCAGAAGCTGCGCGGCAACTTCTTCGTCAACAGTTACGTCAAGCCGCAATGGCTGACCCACGACCCGGCACGGGTGGAAAGCTACCGCACCGACCCGCTGATCACCCGGCCGATCTCGGTGCGCGTGCTGCTGGGCCTGTACGAAGCCGCCGACCGCATCGTGGCCGACGCGCAGGCGATCAGCGTGCCGGTGCAGTTGCTGGTGTCTGGTTCGGACTTCGTGGTGCATCGCGGCCCGCAGGATCGCTTCTACGAACGCCTGTCCAGCCCTATCAAGGAGCGCGTGCACCTGCCGGGCTTCTTCCACGACACCCTGGGCGAGCGCGACCGTGCACCGGCGCTGGCTCGCGTCCGCAGCTTCATCCAGGCGCGCTTTGCCGAACCGCTGCAGGAACTGTCGCGGCGCGATGCGCATCGGCACGGCCCGACCTTCGAAGAGTCGGAGATCCTGTCGTGGCCGCCGGAGCGCAACAGCCTGGCCGACCTGCGCTGGCGCGTGGTGCGCGGTGGCCTGCGCTTCGGTGGCACGCTGTCCGAAGGCATCGCGCTGGGCCTGCAGACTGGTTTTGACTCGGGCAGCACGCTGGACTACATCTACCGTGATGAAGCGCGGGGCAAGGGCCCGCTGGGCCGGATGGTCGACCGCAATTATCTGGATGCGATCGGTTGGCGCGGCATCCGCGTGCGCGGCAAGCATCTGCAGGAACTGCTGCGCGATGCCGCCCAGCGACTGCGCGGGCAGGGCGCGCCGGTGCGCGTGCTGGACGTGGCTGCCGGCCATGGCCGTTACGTGCTGGAAGCACTCGGCCAGGGCGAGCAGCGTGCCGACCGCATCGTGCTGCGCGATTTCAGCGATCTGAACGTGACCCAGGGCAAGGCCTTGATCGAGCGCCTTGGCGCGGCCGACATCGCTCGCTTCGAACAGGGCGATGCGTTCGATCCGGCGCAGCTGGCGGCAGTGGACCCGGCGCCGACGCTGGCGGTGGTGTCCGGCCTGTACGAACTGTTCCCGGACAACGATGCGGTGCTGCGTTCGCTGCAGGGCATTGCCGCGACGGTGCCGGTGGGCGGTTACCTGGCCTATACCGGGCAGCCGTGGCATCCGCAGCTGGAGTTCATCGCGCGTGCATTGACCAGCCACCGTGGTGGCGCGGCGTGGGTGATGCGCCGCCGTACCCAGCAGGAGATGGACGAACTGGTGCGCCTGGCCGGCTTCCAGAAGGTGGCCCAGCGCATCGATGACTTCGGCATCTTCAGCGTATCGCTGGCACGCCGGATCGCGTGA
- a CDS encoding CDP-alcohol phosphatidyltransferase family protein produces the protein MSIYALKGRFQDLLRPAVHGLYRMGVTANAVTVAAAVVSLLVAAAVWYCAPAQPLLYLALPLWMLLRMALNAVDGMLAREFGQQSRLGAYLNELCDVIADAALYLSLLSVPGVRAEALWLLAWAAALSEYAGVLGLMVGASRRYDGPMGKSDRAFVIGVLGLLLAFGWAGATVVSAVAALAALLCVLTMAGRVRQGLKEAAATPQR, from the coding sequence GTGTCGATCTATGCATTGAAAGGACGTTTCCAGGACCTGCTGCGTCCGGCCGTACACGGCCTGTACCGCATGGGCGTCACCGCCAACGCGGTGACCGTGGCTGCGGCCGTGGTCTCGCTGCTGGTGGCTGCCGCCGTGTGGTACTGCGCCCCCGCCCAGCCGCTGCTGTATCTGGCGCTGCCGCTGTGGATGCTGCTGCGCATGGCCCTCAACGCCGTCGACGGCATGCTGGCCCGCGAGTTCGGCCAGCAATCGCGGCTGGGCGCCTATCTGAATGAGTTGTGCGATGTGATCGCCGACGCGGCGCTGTACCTGAGCCTGCTCAGCGTACCGGGCGTGCGTGCGGAGGCACTGTGGCTGCTGGCCTGGGCCGCCGCGCTGAGCGAGTACGCCGGCGTACTGGGTTTGATGGTCGGAGCGAGCCGCCGCTATGACGGCCCGATGGGCAAGAGCGACCGCGCGTTCGTGATTGGCGTGCTGGGCCTGCTGCTGGCGTTTGGCTGGGCAGGTGCGACCGTGGTCAGCGCAGTCGCGGCACTGGCTGCGCTGCTGTGCGTGCTGACGATGGCCGGCCGCGTACGCCAGGGATTGAAGGAAGCCGCAGCGACACCGCAGCGGTAA
- the accC gene encoding acetyl-CoA carboxylase biotin carboxylase subunit, with protein MLDKVVIANRGEIALRILRACNTLGIRTVAVHSTVDRNLKHVAMADESVCIGPASSAESYLNIPALIAAAEVTDAQAIHPGYGFLSENANFAERVEESGFIFIGPKADTIRLMGDKVEAIRAMKSAGVPCVPGSGGPLGEDIVANTKIAREIGYPVIIKAAGGGGGRGMRVVHAEASLKTSIETTKSEAKAAFGNGEVYMEKFLENPRHVEIQVLADGQGNAIHLGERDCSMQRRHQKVVEEAPAPGITTEQREQIGKVCVEACIRIGYRGAGTFEFLYEDGRFYFIEMNTRIQVEHPVTEMVTGIDLVAEQLKIAAGQKLSIKQSDVVLTGHAIECRINAEDAETFVPSPGTITGFHAPGGPGVRVDTHIYSGYRVPSNYDSMIGKLIVHGPDRETAIARMRVALSEMVVDGIKTNIALQQRIMRDKGFQAGGQNIHYLEKRLAERKSKPIALT; from the coding sequence ATGCTCGACAAAGTCGTCATCGCCAACCGAGGGGAAATCGCGCTGCGCATCCTGCGCGCGTGCAATACCCTGGGCATCCGCACGGTGGCCGTGCACTCCACGGTCGACCGCAACCTCAAGCACGTGGCCATGGCCGATGAATCGGTCTGCATCGGTCCGGCGTCGTCGGCGGAAAGCTACCTCAACATCCCGGCGTTGATCGCTGCGGCCGAGGTCACCGACGCCCAGGCCATCCACCCGGGGTATGGCTTCCTGTCCGAGAACGCCAACTTCGCCGAGCGCGTGGAAGAGTCCGGCTTCATCTTCATCGGCCCGAAGGCAGACACCATCCGCCTGATGGGCGACAAGGTCGAAGCGATCCGCGCCATGAAGTCCGCCGGTGTGCCGTGCGTACCCGGCTCGGGCGGCCCGCTGGGCGAGGACATCGTCGCCAACACCAAGATCGCCCGTGAGATCGGCTACCCGGTCATCATCAAGGCGGCCGGCGGCGGCGGTGGCCGCGGCATGCGCGTGGTGCACGCCGAAGCCTCGCTGAAGACCTCCATCGAAACCACCAAGAGCGAGGCCAAGGCCGCGTTCGGCAATGGCGAGGTCTACATGGAGAAGTTCCTGGAGAATCCGCGCCACGTGGAGATCCAGGTGCTGGCCGACGGCCAGGGCAATGCCATCCACCTCGGCGAGCGCGACTGCTCGATGCAGCGTCGCCACCAGAAGGTGGTCGAGGAAGCACCGGCACCGGGCATCACCACCGAGCAGCGCGAGCAGATCGGCAAGGTGTGCGTGGAAGCCTGCATCCGTATCGGTTACCGCGGCGCCGGCACCTTCGAGTTCCTGTACGAAGACGGCCGTTTCTACTTCATCGAGATGAACACCCGCATCCAGGTGGAGCATCCGGTCACCGAGATGGTCACCGGCATCGACCTGGTCGCCGAACAGCTGAAGATCGCTGCCGGCCAGAAGCTGTCGATCAAGCAGAGCGACGTGGTGCTGACCGGCCATGCGATCGAGTGCCGCATCAACGCCGAAGACGCCGAAACCTTCGTGCCGAGCCCGGGCACCATCACCGGCTTCCACGCACCGGGCGGCCCCGGCGTGCGCGTCGATACCCACATCTACAGTGGCTACCGCGTACCGTCGAACTACGACTCGATGATCGGCAAGCTGATCGTGCACGGTCCGGACCGCGAGACCGCCATCGCCCGCATGCGGGTGGCGCTGAGCGAGATGGTGGTCGATGGCATCAAGACCAACATCGCCCTGCAGCAGCGCATCATGCGTGACAAGGGCTTCCAGGCCGGTGGCCAGAACATCCACTATCTGGAAAAGCGCCTTGCCGAGCGCAAGAGCAAGCCGATCGCGTTGACCTGA
- a CDS encoding DUF3426 domain-containing protein, whose product MSEPNPPRRPLATFLRTAQERDATPEATGPREPVATDAAPVIDDIDPATDIVAATEAESLVADDPIIEPAFTATPGIVATVADAPSFLGARPRAQPTPRWHWLLVAALALLLLLQSVLADRARLAADAGTRPWIGALCNVLRCTLPAWREPTAFTMTSREIRPLPAQAGVLQIQASIRNDARWPQAWPDLRLSLSDADGRVIGTGVFTPAQYLGENPGAAPLEPGQSARIAFRVQEPAASTVAFTFEFL is encoded by the coding sequence ATGTCCGAGCCGAACCCACCGCGCCGTCCCCTGGCCACGTTCCTGCGCACCGCGCAGGAACGCGATGCCACGCCTGAAGCCACCGGACCGCGCGAACCGGTGGCGACCGATGCAGCGCCGGTGATCGACGACATCGACCCGGCAACGGACATCGTGGCGGCAACAGAAGCAGAATCGCTGGTTGCCGATGATCCAATAATCGAACCGGCCTTCACTGCCACACCCGGCATCGTTGCCACCGTCGCCGATGCGCCCAGCTTCCTCGGCGCGCGCCCACGGGCGCAGCCAACCCCTCGCTGGCATTGGCTGCTGGTGGCCGCATTGGCGCTGCTGCTGTTGCTGCAGAGCGTGCTTGCCGATCGTGCACGGCTGGCCGCCGATGCCGGCACCCGGCCGTGGATCGGCGCGCTGTGCAACGTGCTGCGCTGCACGCTGCCCGCCTGGCGCGAGCCCACTGCATTCACCATGACCAGCCGTGAAATCCGCCCGCTGCCGGCCCAGGCGGGCGTCCTGCAGATCCAGGCCAGCATCCGCAACGACGCGCGCTGGCCGCAGGCATGGCCGGATCTGCGCCTGTCGCTGTCCGATGCCGATGGTCGTGTGATCGGCACCGGCGTGTTCACACCGGCGCAGTACCTCGGTGAAAACCCCGGGGCGGCCCCGCTTGAACCGGGTCAAAGCGCACGCATCGCCTTCCGCGTGCAGGAGCCTGCCGCATCCACGGTCGCATTCACCTTCGAGTTCCTTTGA